One Primulina eburnea isolate SZY01 chromosome 4, ASM2296580v1, whole genome shotgun sequence genomic window, AGGTAAAAATGGGGTTTCAAAAGCATATAATATTAGTAGCGAGTCAAAAATGGCACTGCATCCTCTTCCCTGGCATCAAAATGTGGTATCAAATCAAGACTGTTCTAGACGATTCCTTGAAAAAGGGGTGCCCGAGGGCTTCCCGAGCTGACATTCTGTCCGAAGGGTCGTATCTCAGAAGCCCTTGCAGTAATTTAATGAGATCTCCAGCTGAATGGTCTACATGATGCATAATCAAGTTTGGAAGCCGAGGCAGCTTCGAAACAGTTTTAATACTATCTCTAGATGTTGCTCCCTCGGGCCAGTCCAACCTGCCCCTTCTAACGTACTTCTCAGCATGTCCACTGTAAGCATAAAAATGCACCACAACTTAGAATTACTTGAATATCTGTTCATTTGTGTTGCCACACAAGAACCCTAGCTTACACAGCTCTCTTCAACATGTGGTGAGGTAAGGGTCCAAGGACTCTCTCCATCATGGCGAGGTGTTCCAAGTTCTCGTGTGTTTGGAATAATGCTTCACCCTGTTAAGACAAGCAAATCAATTACTAAGTCAGTTATACAAAGAAAGACAATCACAAGCAAATCAATTATTAAGTCAGTTAGACAAAGAAAGACACAAGCAAATCAATTATTAAGTCAGTTAGACAAATAAAGACGATCAGTCAAATGTCCACAAAACCTAGAATAGAAGACTTTTAATTGACATACCGTGCAAAGTTCCACTAAAATACAACCAACGCTCCATATGTCACAAGGAT contains:
- the LOC140829374 gene encoding serine/threonine-protein kinase AFC2-like isoform X3; amino-acid sequence: MMKVLNVMHDLRMIHTDLKPENILLVSPEYVKVPEYKDSSRSQSGSYYKRIPKSSAIKVIDFGSTTYDIQGQSYIVSTRHYRAPEVILGLGWSYPCDIWSVGCILVELCTGEALFQTHENLEHLAMMERVLGPLPHHMLKRAVGHAEKYVRRGRLDWPEGATSRDSIKTVSKLPRLPNLIMHHVDHSAGDLIKLLQGLLRYDPSDRMSAREALGHPFFKESSRTVLI